TGCACTCGGTCTTGGAACAATGATGATGCCGCATAACAAGGAATCGATTCGTGTCATTCACGAAGCGTTAGACCTCGGTGTTACAATGTTCGACACAGCTGATATCTACGGAGAATTCGCGCAGCAGCGCTTCGGAGTAAATGAAAGGCTGGTAGGCAGAGCACTCAGAGATAGACGGGATAAAGCGATAATTGCCACGAAATTTGGTATAACGCATACTCAGGGTCCGAAAGGAGATGCCGCTTACATTAAGAAGTCCGTTGATGCCAGCCTCTATAATCTCGGACTGGATTACATTGACCTATAAGCATCGACCGGATCCAAACACCCCCATCGAAGAAACGGTCGGAACGATGGCCGACCTCGTCAAACAAGGGAAGATTCGGTACCTTGGGTTGTCGGAGGCACCGCCCGATATGATTCGCCGAGCTCATGCGGTGCATCCAATAAGCGCAATCGAAACTGAATATTCGCTTTGGAGCAGAGGAGTGGAAGATGAAGTCCTCCCAGTTCTAAAGGAGCTAGGTATCGGCTTAGTCCCTTATAGCCCATTGGGCCGAGGTTTTCTGACGGGCCAGATTAAAAAGATGGAGGATTTGGAACCGGGGGATTACCGGCGGCAGTACGAGCGGTTCCAAGTTGATAATTTCGATAAAAATGTACAACTCGTCGGACTGATTGAAGGAATGGCATCAGTCAAAGGGTGCACCCCGGCCCAGTTGGCATTGGGATGGGTGCTGGCCCATGGCGATTTCGTTGTGCCGATTCCCGGCACCAAACGAATTGACAGATTAAAGGAGAATTGGGGAGCTATGCAGGTTGGGCTCTCCCAAGCGGACTTGGAAGAAATCCAACGCATCTCTCCAAAAGGCTCTGCAGCGGGAGGTCGCTTTTGACATTTGTACCCCAAATAATGTAGGGCGTGGTGGCCGCCGCTACCGGCCGAAAGTGCGCAGGTAGACGGACTGTCAATCTGCCTAGCCATCTGGGGGCAATTTCTAATCTGTTTTTTCCGCACCTTGACAAATCGGTGAGTAGGGAGTTTCAGCGGCTTCAGGCGTTGATCTTCGGGGTGACTCGGTGTACACCCGTTGTCGTCCTTACTATGCGCAAGATTGCCTTTAACACGCCAGCGAAGCCGGTGTGCATACTCAACTGCAGCACGCCGTCGTCAATATCGACCACCGATAGCCGAGAGGTTGCAGAATCTTCAAATCCCGAGTCGCCGCTAGGCTCTGATTCCGGCGATGACGATATCGAGCATTCGGTTGACCCCATCAGGGTCGGACGCATATTCGTTCACCAAGACGATTCCGTACACGAGTCGTAGCACGTCGACGATATTGACCTCCGTTCGGACTTCTCCTGCGGCCTGGGCCCGGTGCAACAGCACTTCTCCCGCCTTGTGCATGGCTTCGTTCGCGGTATGGATGCTCGTTCCCGGAACGTGCTTGGCAGCCATGATGGTTGCGCCCATGCTCCGCCCTCGAGCAGCGAAGTCCATCTGAAGACGAAGCCAGCTGACCAGGGCGTCTAAGGGAACCGAAGCGCCTGTGAGCTCTTCAGCGCGCGCCTTCAATTCATTGGTCTCATCCAGAAACACCGCTTCGAGGAGATCCTGACGAGTGGGGAAGTGGCGGTACAGCGTTCCGATTGCGACCCCAGCCGACCTGGCAATGTCTTCGAGGACGATGTCACCGCCGCGCTCCGCAACCGCGGCTCGCGCCGCGCTTAGCAGGCTGGCATAGTTGCGCTGTGCATCAGCGCGCATTCGGCGGCTGGCTTGTGTTGGACCGTTCATTTGATGCTCCTCCTCTAGCCTAAGTTGACAAAGTGAGGTACCCTCCGTTAATATACGGAGGTATCCTCATCTTACCACTGGGAGAGGTACCATTACCACTAGGAGAGGTACCATCACTCTTCATCTTACCACTTGAAGGAGGACTTCATTATGCGTGTATTTGTCACCGGGGCAACTGGATTCATCGGATCTGCGGTTGTCCGCGAGCTCCTCGAGGCAGGGCACCAGGTCGTCGGGCTTGCCCGCTCGGACACGGCCGCCGCAGCATTGACGGCGGCCGGCGCCGACGTACATCGCGGTGCCATCGACGACCTCGACAGCCTTCGCAGTGCCGCTGCCGCGGCCGATGGCGTCATTCACCTGGCCTACAAACACGACTTCGCCGACTACGCCGGCGCGGGCGTAGCCGATCTGCGCGCCGTCGAGACAATCGGGGCCGCACTCGAAGGCTCCGGCAAACCATTCGTGGTCACCTCGGGGACGCTCGGCCTCACGCCAGGACGCCTTGGAACTGAGGAGGACCCGGGCGATTTACGGTCGGCCGGAGCGCCACGGGTTGTGTCAGAGAACGCGACGATCGCGCTAGCTGAGCGCGGGGTGCGATCTTCGGTCGTCCGTCTCGCACCGTCCGTGCACGGACCGGGCGAACACGGTTTCGTGCCGACGCTTATCAGCATTGCTCGCGACAAGGGAGTCTCGGCCGTGGTGGGAGACGGCGCCAACCGCTGGCCGGCTGTGCATTTCCTCGATGCGGCGCGTCTGTTTCGGCTGGCTTTGGAGAAAGCGCCAGCCGGGTCGCGGCTGCACGGGGTCGGCGACGAGGGCATCCCGGTTCGTGAGATCGCTGAGGTCATTGGCCGCCAGTTGAAGCTACCGGTCGTCAGCATCGCCGCCGAGGAAGCGGCCCAGCACTTCGGCTGGCTTTCCGCCATGGTGATGATAGACAATCCGACGTCGAACGCGCTGACCCAGGAAAGGCTAGGATGGAGGCCAGTGCACCCTGCACTGATCCCGGACCTCGAACAAGGTCACTACTTCAACGACTGAACGCCACGGCTTTGACGAATCAACAGTCCGGCAAAAAGTCCGCATGGCTGAGGATGCGTGGAATACCCGCGACCCTGAACGCGTAGCATTGGCTTATAGCATGGACAGCCAGTGGCGGAATCGGTCTGAATTTGTATCTGGAAGATCGGAAATTGTTGAGTTCCTGAAGAGGAAATGGAATAAGGAACTGAACTATCGCTTGATTAAGAGTCTATGGGCGTTCCACAACAACAGAATCGCCGTACGGTTTGCGTACGAGTGGCACGATGATTCGGGTAATTGGTTTCGCGCTTCTGGAAATGAAAATTGGGAATTCAATGAATCCGGATTGATGGTACGTCGTCATGCATCGATTAACGATTTGCCCATCACTCAGGAGAATCGACTCTTTCATTGGGAACTTGGACCCCGCCCAAATGACATACCGGAGTTAGAGGAGTTTGGGCTATAAACATCTACAAGACTCGTAATGGACCGTTTTGCGTTACAGAGATAGGATGGCAACTCAGAAAATAGACAAACCCATTCACTACCATGCAGGTGTCAAGTAATTGGACACCTGCTATTTTGTTGGAATCCACCACCAAATCTACTTGGACTATCTGGTGCAAGAGCTGAAGAAGCTCGTCTTTCCTCGACTGCATAAATAGTCACTTTGGCGGATGTTGTCCTTATTGCACTCTTGGGCAGAAGTGTGCAATATGTGTATGTTAAATAATGCGGGCAAGGAATGGGCTCATGTTATCGCTTAGGGTATCATTTTAATTGTATTAGTATCCGCTCTTGCTTGCTCTTTGCGGAGTGTTATTGATGCCGGAATGTCCCATGTAAAAAGCGGATTAGACTCCCATGCCGCCGGGGCGGCACCAGCAGAAGGATGAAAATGCCTTTGTGTTGAATGATTTTTTGGTGGCTGGCGAAGGCAGGTCGTCACTCCTTGGTGCCTCGAGCCCGCTGATTAGACTGACTACGACGACCAGGTGCACCACAGAATGTCGCTCTCCTCCTCGGAGAAGCACGCAGGATAGAATGATCCGTTATGGTCGTTGCACCAGCCCTTCAATATTACCAGTCCATCAGGAAGGATTGGCATGGATGTCGTATACGAACGTTGTTGCGGCCTCGATGTGCACAAGAAGACGGTGGTCGCCTGTGTGCTGACGCCGGAGGCCAAGGAGATTCGCACGTTCTCCACGATGACGGAGGATCTCCTGGAGATGGTTGACTGGTTAGGACAACATGAATGCACGCATGTTGCTATGGAAAGCACAGCTTCATTCTGGAAGCCAATCTACAACCTTCTGGAGTCGGCGGACTGTCAAGTGCTTGTGGTGAACGCCAAGCACATGAAGAACGTTCCGGGCCGTAAGACCGATGTGAAGGATGCCGAATGGATCGCCGGATTGCTCCGCCACGGGCTGTTGCAAGCCAGTTACATCCCCAACCGTGAACAACGGGAACTACGAGAACTCATTCGCTACCGCCGAAGTCTCATTGACGAGCGGGCAAGAGAGGTGAATCGGGTTCAAAAGGTGTTGGAAGGTGCCAACATCAAGCTTTCTGCAGTGGCCAGCAATACACTTGGCAAATCTGGGCGGGCGATGTTGGAAGCAATGATCCACGGAGAAGAAGACCCGGAGGTATTGTCAGGGTTAGCCAAAGGCCGGATGAAGGCGAAGAAGGCCGATTTGCACAAGGCACTGAATGGGCTTATGGGCTCCCACCAACGAATGATGCTGGCAGCCCAATTACGTCACATCGATTACTTGGATGAAGAGATTGCCCGGCTGGATGAAGAAGTCAAGGAGCGCATGCTCCCTTTTGAAGAAGACCTGGAGCTAGTGGACACCATCCCCGGTGTCGGTCGACGAACAGCAGAACAAATTCTGGCTGAAATTGGGACAGACATGACCCAATTTCCGTCTGCTGCCCATTTATGCTCTTGGGCAGGACTGGCTCCAGGGAACAATGAAAGCGCCGGGAAACGAAAGTCGGGGAAAACACGCAAAGGGAATCAAAAACTCAGAGCAGCGCTGGTGGAAGCAGCACGCGCAGCGGCGAGAACGAAGCAGACTTATCTCTCTGCCCAGTACCATCGAATTGCAGCTCGAAGAGGCAAAAACCGTGCAGCAGTTGCAGTGGCCCACAGCATCTTAACCATCGTGTATTACGTGTTACAGCGACGTCAGCCTTATATTGAACTCGGCCCAACATATTACGAAGCACGCAAGAAAGACGCAGTCGTAAAGCAGGCGATCCGGAAGTTGCAATCACTCGGGTTGGAGGTCACCGTAAAACCTGTTGCATAAATGACCTCCAGACATCACAGAGTTCCTTTTAAAACCCATCTTGTGGTGGGCTTATTTCAGTATGTCGTTTTACCCTGGTCATCGCTCAATTATTTTCAGGATAGAAGGATGAAAATGCCTTTGTGTTGAATGATTTTTTGGTGGCTGGCGAAGGCAGGTCGTCACTCCTTGGTGCCTCGAGCCCGCTGATTAGACTGACTACGACGACCAGGTGCACCACAGAATGTCGCTCTCCTCCTCGGAGAAGCACGCAGGATAGAATGATCCGTTATGGTCGTTGCACCAGCCCTTCAATATTACCAGTCCATCAGGAAGGATTGGCATGGATGTCGTATACGAACGTTGTTGCGGCCTCGATGTGCACAAGAAGACGGTGGTCGCCTGTGTGCTGACGCCGGAGGCCAAGGAGATTCGCACGTTCTCCACGATGACGGAGGATCTCCTGGAGATGGTTGACTGGTTAGGACAACATGAATGCACGCATGTTGCTATGGAAAGCACAGCTTCATTCTGGAAGCCAATCTACAACCTTCTGGAGTCGGCGGACTGTCAAGTGCTTGTGGTGA
The genomic region above belongs to Alicyclobacillus dauci and contains:
- a CDS encoding TetR/AcrR family transcriptional regulator; the encoded protein is MNGPTQASRRMRADAQRNYASLLSAARAAVAERGGDIVLEDIARSAGVAIGTLYRHFPTRQDLLEAVFLDETNELKARAEELTGASVPLDALVSWLRLQMDFAARGRSMGATIMAAKHVPGTSIHTANEAMHKAGEVLLHRAQAAGEVRTEVNIVDVLRLVYGIVLVNEYASDPDGVNRMLDIVIAGIRA
- a CDS encoding IS110 family RNA-guided transposase, producing MDVVYERCCGLDVHKKTVVACVLTPEAKEIRTFSTMTEDLLEMVDWLGQHECTHVAMESTASFWKPIYNLLESADCQVLVVNAKHMKNVPGRKTDVKDAEWIAGLLRHGLLQASYIPNREQRELRELIRYRRSLIDERAREVNRVQKVLEGANIKLSAVASNTLGKSGRAMLEAMIHGEEDPEVLSGLAKGRMKAKKADLHKALNGLMGSHQRMMLAAQLRHIDYLDEEIARLDEEVKERMLPFEEDLELVDTIPGVGRRTAEQILAEIGTDMTQFPSAAHLCSWAGLAPGNNESAGKRKSGKTRKGNQKLRAALVEAARAAARTKQTYLSAQYHRIAARRGKNRAAVAVAHSILTIVYYVLQRRQPYIELGPTYYEARKKDAVVKQAIRKLQSLGLEVTVKPVA
- a CDS encoding SDR family oxidoreductase, producing the protein MRVFVTGATGFIGSAVVRELLEAGHQVVGLARSDTAAAALTAAGADVHRGAIDDLDSLRSAAAAADGVIHLAYKHDFADYAGAGVADLRAVETIGAALEGSGKPFVVTSGTLGLTPGRLGTEEDPGDLRSAGAPRVVSENATIALAERGVRSSVVRLAPSVHGPGEHGFVPTLISIARDKGVSAVVGDGANRWPAVHFLDAARLFRLALEKAPAGSRLHGVGDEGIPVREIAEVIGRQLKLPVVSIAAEEAAQHFGWLSAMVMIDNPTSNALTQERLGWRPVHPALIPDLEQGHYFND